A single window of Pseudomonas benzenivorans DNA harbors:
- the speE gene encoding polyamine aminopropyltransferase — MSDYQETLYDGYGQRFRVDKLLHEVRTEHQHLVIFENARMGRVMALDGVIQTTEADEFIYHEMLTHVPILAHGLAKRVLIIGGGDGGMLREVCKHDSVEHITMVEIDGTVVDMCKEFLPRHSSGAFDDPRLNLVIDDGMRFVATCQDKFDVIISDSTDPIGPGEVLFSENFYQACRRCLNDGGILVTQNGTPFMQLSEVQTTAGRMRGLFADWHFYMAAVPTYIGGSMTFAWGGTDSGYRKLSTETLRQRFAGSGIVTRYYNPDIHQGAFALPQYVLQAINKPSND, encoded by the coding sequence ATGAGCGACTACCAAGAGACGCTGTACGACGGCTATGGTCAGCGTTTTCGCGTGGACAAGCTGTTGCACGAGGTGCGCACCGAGCACCAGCACCTGGTGATCTTCGAGAACGCCCGCATGGGCCGGGTCATGGCCCTGGACGGGGTGATCCAGACCACCGAGGCCGACGAGTTCATCTACCACGAGATGCTCACCCATGTGCCGATCCTCGCCCATGGCCTGGCCAAGCGCGTGCTGATCATCGGTGGCGGCGACGGCGGCATGCTGCGCGAGGTGTGCAAGCACGACAGCGTCGAGCACATCACCATGGTCGAGATCGACGGCACCGTGGTCGACATGTGCAAGGAGTTCCTGCCCAGGCATTCCAGCGGCGCCTTCGATGACCCGCGGCTGAACCTGGTGATCGACGACGGCATGCGTTTCGTCGCCACCTGCCAGGACAAGTTCGACGTGATCATCTCCGACTCCACCGACCCCATCGGTCCGGGCGAGGTGCTGTTCTCCGAGAACTTCTACCAGGCCTGCCGCCGCTGCCTGAACGACGGCGGCATCCTGGTGACCCAGAACGGTACGCCCTTCATGCAGCTGTCCGAGGTGCAGACCACCGCCGGGCGCATGCGCGGGCTGTTCGCCGACTGGCACTTCTACATGGCCGCGGTGCCGACCTACATCGGTGGCAGCATGACCTTCGCCTGGGGCGGCACCGACAGCGGCTACCGTAAGCTGTCGACGGAGACCCTGCGCCAACGCTTCGCCGGCAGCGGGATCGTCACCCGCTACTACAACCCGGACATCCACCAGGGCGCCTTCGCCCTGCCGCAGTATGTGCTGCAGGCGATCAA
- a CDS encoding DNA-3-methyladenine glycosylase family protein, whose translation MTPANPPPLLLPYQPPWHWQQFQGHYALRALPGVERLDTDAYCRSFRLGDVCGWFSVQTVPGQAALQLRHSHSALACLPQLVQRVRRMFDLDAAPLEIAAHLAGDPLVAPLVAHNPGLRLPTAFDPFEQAIRAIVGQQVTVKAAVTIAARLVSRLGEPLNDAPGAGVERLFPTAAALAEANLDGIGMPGKRVQTLQHFASQVASGALRLDLADGCEVLIERLCALPGIGPWTAEYIALRAFGETDAFPASDLGLLKAPLWGAGGISTRQLKARAEAWRPWRAYAAAHLWHNYSGG comes from the coding sequence ATGACGCCAGCCAACCCACCCCCGCTACTCCTGCCCTATCAACCGCCCTGGCACTGGCAACAGTTCCAGGGCCACTACGCGCTGCGCGCCCTGCCCGGCGTCGAACGGCTGGACACCGACGCCTACTGCCGCAGCTTTCGCCTGGGAGACGTTTGTGGCTGGTTCAGCGTGCAAACCGTGCCAGGCCAAGCCGCCCTGCAGCTGCGCCATAGCCACTCGGCGCTGGCCTGCTTGCCCCAACTGGTGCAGCGGGTACGGCGCATGTTCGACCTGGATGCCGCGCCACTGGAGATCGCCGCGCACCTGGCTGGCGACCCGCTGGTGGCGCCCCTGGTGGCGCACAACCCCGGCCTGCGCCTGCCGACCGCCTTCGACCCCTTCGAACAGGCGATCCGGGCCATCGTCGGCCAGCAAGTCACGGTGAAGGCGGCGGTGACCATCGCCGCGCGCCTGGTCAGCCGCCTCGGCGAACCGCTCAACGATGCCCCGGGCGCCGGCGTCGAGCGGCTGTTCCCCACGGCCGCAGCGCTGGCCGAGGCCAACCTGGACGGCATCGGCATGCCCGGCAAGCGCGTGCAGACCCTGCAGCATTTCGCCAGCCAGGTCGCCAGCGGCGCCCTGCGCCTCGACCTGGCGGACGGCTGCGAGGTGCTGATCGAGCGCCTCTGCGCCCTGCCCGGCATCGGCCCCTGGACCGCCGAATACATCGCCCTGCGCGCCTTCGGCGAGACCGATGCCTTTCCCGCCAGCGACCTGGGCCTGCTCAAGGCGCCGCTGTGGGGCGCCGGCGGCATCAGCACCAGGCAGCTCAAGGCCCGCGCCGAGGCCTGGCGCCCCTGGCGCGCCTACGCCGCGGCACACCTGTGGCACAACTACTCTGGAGGCTGA
- a CDS encoding methylated-DNA--[protein]-cysteine S-methyltransferase: MHYRYHDSPVGRLLLVGDEAGLQQLLMEMDERPWQIEEDWQSAGAELDAPCRQLDDYFAGRRRRFELPLAPRGTAFQLAVWQALQQIPFGQTRCYSGLAEAIGRPRAVRAVGAANGANPIAIIIPCHRVIGRDGSLTGYAGGLARKALLLQLEGVQSPQQALVF, from the coding sequence ATGCACTACCGCTACCACGACAGTCCCGTCGGTCGCCTGCTGCTGGTCGGCGACGAAGCCGGTTTGCAGCAGTTGCTGATGGAGATGGATGAGCGGCCCTGGCAAATCGAAGAGGACTGGCAATCGGCCGGAGCCGAGCTGGACGCGCCCTGCCGCCAGCTGGACGACTACTTCGCCGGCCGGCGGCGGCGCTTCGAACTGCCCCTGGCGCCCCGCGGCACGGCCTTCCAGTTGGCCGTGTGGCAAGCCCTGCAACAGATCCCCTTCGGCCAGACCCGTTGCTACAGCGGCCTGGCCGAAGCGATCGGTCGGCCGCGGGCGGTGCGCGCCGTCGGCGCGGCCAACGGCGCCAATCCGATCGCCATCATCATCCCCTGCCACCGGGTGATCGGCCGCGACGGCAGCCTCACCGGCTACGCCGGCGGCCTGGCACGCAAGGCGCTGCTGCTGCAGCTGGAGGGGGTGCAGTCACCCCAGCAGGCGCTGGTGTTCTGA